The stretch of DNA GGTCACGCAATTTAAACGTAAAATTTAGTCGTGAGTTTTATGGCAAATAAGATTTAGTTTTTCGGTTTTCTTTTTATAAATCGCGTGGAAAGCGCTATTTCCCTGATCATATAAAAGTTGTGCTTCCACGGAAACATCGCTTCCGTACCAAAGTTGCAGGTAATAATCTTGTTGAAAAATAGGAATTTGGTACACCTTAGTATCTGAACTTTCCAGAACCTCTGCGTTATAAATTCGGTCGATCTTCCCCAGGGTCATATTTTGGGCAAGATCAAAATACTGCTTCAGACGTACAACGACCTCACCGCCGGGTTTACTTCCTAAACCGCACAGGTACACCGAGCTTTCATCCGCGAAGGCCCATGACCAAGAAAATAGAATGCCGATACAAAGGCATTTTAAACGCATAGAAACTTATCGAATTAATGATTTCAGAGCTAAACGCAACCGGCCTGGTCTTACGCCTAGATTTGAATGTGAGATTGCGAAATTGAAACCTCGTATTTAACGGAATCTCGAAATGATGCGGCAGATTCTTTGGGCCTCACCGATAAGGACTGCATAGGAGTTGCCATGAAGCTCATCGCGACAATCTTGATTTTTTCTATGTCTGCAATCTCGGTGAGGGCCCAAGCCCAAGAAGGTGAACAGCGTTCGCCAGCCTCGTATCGTCCAAAAAGTTTAAGCGACGAAGCCGCAGGAAAAGACACTCGGGACCCCTTGCCCACCTTGGTTTCGCCGACGGACAAAGATTCCGAATCGGGCGTGGAATTTGGCATCATCTATAAAGGTGAACTGAGCAGCGTCATGCAGGGGGGCTTGGATCAGCAGTCTTCTTATTTGGAAAATTTAGATGTTCGCCTGATGGTGAATACTGAGAAGTTGTTAGGCTGGAAAGGGGGAAGCCTCTTTTTATACGGTCTCGGGGATCGAGGATCGAGCGAAACGAATTCTCCCACGGTGAATGTGGGGGATATTCAAGGGACCAGCAATATCCAAACACCTTCCTCGCAGTTCATCTTGTATGAAGCTTGGTACCAGCAAATGTTCTTTGAAGACAAAGTTTCATTGCTTGTGGGCATGCATGACTTAAACAGTGAGTTTTATGCCGTCGATTCCTCCGCCTTATTTTTTAATGCGAGCTTCGGGATCGGCAAAGAAATGTCGCAAACAGGCGTGCATGGTCCGTCTATTTTTTCGGTGACGTCTTTGGCGGCTCGTTTGAAAGTGGAGCCTTCGGAAAATTTTTATATGCAAACGGCCGTCTTCAATGCTCAGGCCGGAGATCCCAATGATCATGAAGCCACCCATATCCGTGGTTTTGGCGATGATGGTTTGCTTTCTGTGACAGAGGCTGGAGTCCTTAATGTTGGCGGGCGCACATCCAAATTTGCGGTGGGCCTTTGGTCCTATGATCGCACATTTGATTCCCTCGAAGATGCCAGTCGCCAAGTGGCAAGCAAAGGATCTTACGTGATGGCTGACGTCGAGCTTGTGAAAGATTTAGCGGCCTTTGTTAAATATGGTCGGGCTTCAACAGAAAGCAATGCAGTGGGGGCTTGTCTGGCGGCGGGAATTCAATGGCAGCATTTGTTTTCAGATTCTTGGAATGACCGCTTAGGCTTGGGAATGGCCAAAGCCTATTTAGGGGCAGAGCATTTGCGTTTGCAAGAAGCAGACGGGCTTAATATGGCGGATTCGGAAACGACTTATGAATTGAGTTATCGCTTTGAAGTTTTACCTTGGCTGGCTTTACAGCCGGACTTTCAATATGTCGTCAACCCCAGCGGCAATCGCGACATCGACGACGCGCAAGTGGGAACTTTGCGCGTAGAAATCAGCATGTAATTTTAAGGAATTAAAACCAGATGGCGCTCGACTTCTAAAAGAGGCGAG from Bdellovibrio bacteriovorus encodes:
- a CDS encoding carbohydrate porin, translating into MKLIATILIFSMSAISVRAQAQEGEQRSPASYRPKSLSDEAAGKDTRDPLPTLVSPTDKDSESGVEFGIIYKGELSSVMQGGLDQQSSYLENLDVRLMVNTEKLLGWKGGSLFLYGLGDRGSSETNSPTVNVGDIQGTSNIQTPSSQFILYEAWYQQMFFEDKVSLLVGMHDLNSEFYAVDSSALFFNASFGIGKEMSQTGVHGPSIFSVTSLAARLKVEPSENFYMQTAVFNAQAGDPNDHEATHIRGFGDDGLLSVTEAGVLNVGGRTSKFAVGLWSYDRTFDSLEDASRQVASKGSYVMADVELVKDLAAFVKYGRASTESNAVGACLAAGIQWQHLFSDSWNDRLGLGMAKAYLGAEHLRLQEADGLNMADSETTYELSYRFEVLPWLALQPDFQYVVNPSGNRDIDDAQVGTLRVEISM